The proteins below are encoded in one region of Apostichopus japonicus isolate 1M-3 chromosome 22, ASM3797524v1, whole genome shotgun sequence:
- the LOC139964355 gene encoding large ribosomal subunit protein eL8-like yields the protein SLIIFQPKDKSKGAKGQKGRGKKVAPAPFAAKPVAPKKVVNPLFEKRPKNFGIGNDIQPKRDVTRFVRWPKYVRLQRQRAILVQRLKVPPSINQFSQTLDRQTAIQLFKLLSKYSPETKPQKKARLRARAEERLKGKEDTPTKRPPVVRSGLNTVTSLIESKKAQLVVIAHDVEPLELVLYLPALCRKMGVPYCIVKGKARLGKVVHRKTATSLAFASVNPEDKSALSKIVESVKTNYNDRADEIRKHWGGGLLGNKSQAKINKLEKAKAKELAGLN from the exons TCTCTTATTATTTTTCAGCCCAAAGATAAGTCTAAAGGGGCCAAAGGCCAGAAAGGGAGGGGCAAGAAAGTTGCCCCAGCTCCTTTTGCTGCCAAACCGGTAGCACCTAAGAAGGTAGTCAATCCATTGTTTGAGAAAAGACCAAAAAACTTTGGCATTG GTAACGACATCCAACCCAAGCGAGATGTAACCCGCTTTGTCCGCTGGCCAAAGTATGTTCGTCTTCAGCGCCAGAGGGCTATCTTGGTTCAGCGACTGAAGGTACCTCCATCCATCAACCAGTTTTCCCAGACGCTTGACAGGCAGACAG CGATCCAGTTGTTCAAACTTCTCTCCAAGTACTCACCGGAGACAAAGCCTCAGAAGAAAGCCAGGCTACGTGCCCGTGCTGAAGAGAGACTGAAGGGCAAGGAGGACACCCCTACAAAGCGCCCCCCTGTGGTGAGATCTGGCCTGAACACGGTCACATCTCTGATCGAATCCAAGAAGGCCCAGCTTGTAGTCATTGCACATGATGTTGAACCATTAGAG CTTGTCCTGTACCTGCCAGCTCTCTGCAGGAAGATGGGTGTACCTTACTGCATTGTCAAGGGCAAGGCAAGACTGGGCAAAGTTGTCCACAGGAAGACTGCAACCAGCCTGGCTTTTGCCTCTGTCAACCC AGAGGACAAATCAGCTCTCAGCAAAATTGTGGAATCTGTGAAGACAAACTACAATGACAGAGCAGATGAG ATCCGAAAGCACTGGGGAGGTGGTCTCCTTGGCAACAAGAGTCAAGCCAAGATCAACAAATTGGAAAAAGCCAAGGCTAAGGAACTTGCTGGCCTGAACTGA